The Clostridium sp. AWRP genome has a window encoding:
- a CDS encoding P-II family nitrogen regulator, with the protein MEGKLTKVDIITSGGRFEELKKALGDIGISGMTVTNVLGCGMQKGHKEYYRGLTMDINLLPKVKVEIIVCEVPVEKVVETAKKVLHTGEMGDGKIFVYNVENVIRISTGDEGKAALQYNKDSEK; encoded by the coding sequence ATGGAAGGCAAACTTACTAAGGTTGATATTATTACTTCTGGTGGAAGATTTGAAGAGCTTAAAAAAGCATTAGGAGATATAGGTATTTCGGGTATGACTGTTACAAATGTTTTAGGGTGCGGAATGCAAAAGGGCCATAAAGAATATTATCGTGGGTTAACTATGGATATTAATTTACTACCTAAAGTTAAAGTAGAAATAATAGTTTGTGAAGTACCTGTAGAGAAAGTTGTTGAAACTGCTAAAAAAGTTCTCCACACTGGAGAAATGGGTGATGGAAAAATATTTGTATACAATGTAGAAAATGTTATACGAATAAGTACTGGTGACGAAGGCAAAGCTGCTCTTCAATATAACAAAGATAGTGAAAAATAA
- a CDS encoding class I SAM-dependent RNA methyltransferase yields MDYTLIATSTFGLESVVAKELKNLGYDDLKLENGKVTFPGDEMDIVTCNLWLRTADRVLVKMSEFKAESFEELFQGTLAVDWGSIMPENAFMHVTGKSIKSKLHSVPDCQSIVKKAVIESMKKKYNREKFSEDGVEYKIEVAILKDIVTLTVDTSGEGLHKRGYRKNSGGAPMKETLAAALVLLSKWEPSRVLVDPMCGSGTIAIEAAMIGKNIAPGLNRSFVSEKWDIIPHDLWEDLRKHARNSINNKEFKILASDIDGWVIKTAKDNAKKAGVSEQIEFQKIPVQNFSSKKKYGFIISNPPYGQRLGDVKEVEKLYEDMGSVFSKLQNWSYFIITAHDGFEKHFGKKSDKNRKLYNGKLKCYYYQYFGEEPKHN; encoded by the coding sequence ATGGACTATACTTTAATTGCCACATCAACTTTTGGACTTGAGTCCGTAGTGGCTAAAGAGCTTAAAAACTTAGGATATGATGACTTAAAATTGGAAAATGGTAAAGTTACTTTTCCTGGAGATGAGATGGATATAGTTACCTGTAACTTGTGGCTTAGAACTGCAGACAGGGTACTTGTAAAAATGTCAGAATTTAAAGCTGAAAGTTTCGAGGAACTTTTTCAAGGAACACTTGCTGTAGATTGGGGAAGCATAATGCCCGAAAATGCGTTTATGCATGTAACTGGAAAATCTATAAAATCCAAACTACATAGCGTGCCGGATTGCCAGTCAATAGTTAAAAAAGCTGTTATTGAATCTATGAAAAAAAAGTATAACAGAGAGAAATTTAGTGAAGATGGAGTAGAATATAAAATAGAAGTAGCGATATTAAAGGATATAGTAACTTTAACTGTGGACACATCCGGTGAAGGACTTCACAAAAGGGGATATAGGAAAAACTCAGGTGGAGCACCTATGAAGGAAACTTTGGCAGCCGCTTTAGTTTTATTGAGTAAATGGGAACCTTCTAGAGTACTTGTAGATCCTATGTGTGGTTCTGGAACTATTGCTATTGAAGCTGCTATGATAGGAAAAAATATAGCACCAGGTTTAAATAGGAGCTTTGTGTCCGAAAAATGGGATATAATTCCTCATGATTTATGGGAGGATTTGAGAAAGCATGCTAGAAATTCTATAAATAATAAAGAGTTTAAAATTTTAGCTTCAGATATAGATGGATGGGTAATTAAAACCGCAAAAGATAATGCAAAAAAAGCAGGAGTGTCAGAGCAAATTGAATTTCAAAAAATCCCTGTGCAAAATTTTAGTTCAAAAAAGAAATATGGTTTTATAATAAGTAATCCACCCTATGGCCAAAGACTTGGAGATGTGAAGGAAGTGGAGAAACTTTATGAGGATATGGGAAGCGTATTTTCAAAGCTTCAAAATTGGTCTTATTTTATAATAACAGCCCATGATGGATTTGAAAAACATTTTGGAAAAAAATCAGATAAGAATAGAAAACTATATAATGGTAAATTAAAATGCTATTATTATCAGTATTTTGGAGAAGAGCCAAAACATAATTAA
- a CDS encoding glycosyltransferase family 2 protein, with the protein MLENIDRIGTRLLRMAYITEDQLNFAIKYQEKYGGLIGDILVKNGFITPEEFQQFIDTSKFSRIGERLLGAKLITAEQLKKTIKYQEEYGGRIGDILIHFNYITQKKLYDFLAVSENQKQPIGQMLLQRGEITKEQLDKAVNLQQKSGGKLGDVLLFLKYITPEKLYRNLATQNHIGRIGKHINLESSKKLPYGVALKYNAIIINKREDSYLVAVKEILNSEEIREIESYLDKPIEQVLATMIEIDNFWDEVYSGKQTEKSVFELYDEQPENSAIVTFSRNQQIVMIIIFLTLLVMIIWDYKAALFGINLFFQAIYAVMSTLKLLIVLKGSDRNAQLRFTKEELSEIDEKDLPIYTILVPVYKEKEVIKLLIQNIQNMDYPQYKLDVCILLEKDDVETIEVVKNMDLPNNYRAMIVPTCKPKTKPKACNYGLIRAKGEYVVIYDAEDRPEPDQLKKVYLSYKKLPEEFVCIQAKLNYFNSNQNILTKWFTQEYSMWFELLLVGIMQIKTPIPLGGTSNHFKIDFLREVGAWDPFNVTEDADLGVRLFKKGYKTAVVDSRTWEEANSHLGNWIRQRSRWIKGYMQTWLVHMRHPIQLYKSLGLQGFIGYHAMVLGTPLLPIINPFFWALLVWWYITKAFWIRALFPGAFYYLAAFQLFFGNFMFTYINAIGMYWVIRDCSLQERQPFSYGLIKYALLTPIYWILMSVASYKALFQLVKNPFYWEKTNHGLTSVKNDTIRNKSITNKM; encoded by the coding sequence ATGTTAGAAAATATTGATAGAATTGGTACCAGACTTCTAAGAATGGCGTATATAACTGAAGATCAGCTAAATTTTGCAATTAAGTATCAGGAGAAATATGGTGGATTAATTGGAGATATATTGGTTAAAAATGGATTCATAACCCCTGAGGAATTTCAACAATTTATAGATACAAGTAAGTTTTCAAGAATTGGTGAAAGACTGCTTGGTGCAAAACTAATTACAGCAGAGCAGTTGAAAAAAACGATTAAGTATCAAGAGGAATATGGGGGAAGGATTGGAGATATTCTCATACATTTTAACTACATTACACAAAAGAAATTATATGATTTTTTAGCTGTAAGTGAAAATCAAAAACAACCTATTGGTCAAATGCTTCTTCAAAGAGGAGAAATAACTAAAGAACAACTTGATAAAGCTGTAAACCTTCAACAGAAAAGTGGAGGCAAATTAGGTGATGTACTGTTATTTTTAAAATATATAACTCCAGAAAAACTTTACCGTAATCTGGCTACTCAAAATCATATAGGAAGAATAGGAAAGCACATAAACTTAGAGAGTTCTAAAAAACTTCCATATGGAGTAGCGCTTAAATATAATGCCATAATTATTAATAAAAGAGAAGACTCCTATTTAGTTGCAGTAAAGGAAATATTGAATTCTGAAGAAATTAGAGAAATAGAGTCTTATTTAGATAAACCTATTGAGCAAGTTTTAGCAACTATGATTGAAATAGATAATTTTTGGGATGAAGTGTACAGCGGAAAACAGACGGAAAAGAGTGTATTTGAACTTTATGACGAGCAGCCGGAAAACTCTGCTATAGTAACCTTTTCCAGAAATCAACAGATAGTTATGATAATCATATTTTTAACGCTTCTGGTAATGATAATTTGGGATTATAAGGCTGCACTATTTGGAATTAATCTTTTTTTTCAGGCCATTTATGCAGTTATGTCAACTTTAAAACTTTTGATTGTATTAAAGGGTTCGGATAGAAATGCACAACTGCGTTTTACGAAAGAGGAACTAAGTGAAATTGATGAAAAAGATTTGCCAATATATACTATACTTGTACCAGTTTATAAGGAAAAAGAAGTTATTAAATTATTAATACAAAATATACAAAATATGGATTATCCGCAGTATAAATTGGATGTATGCATTCTTTTGGAAAAAGATGATGTGGAAACTATAGAAGTAGTTAAGAATATGGACCTTCCAAACAATTACAGGGCTATGATTGTTCCTACATGTAAACCAAAAACTAAACCTAAAGCATGTAATTATGGCTTAATTAGGGCTAAGGGTGAATATGTTGTTATTTATGATGCTGAAGATAGACCTGAACCGGACCAACTAAAAAAAGTATATTTATCATATAAAAAACTTCCTGAGGAATTTGTGTGTATACAAGCTAAGCTTAATTATTTTAATAGTAACCAAAACATACTAACAAAGTGGTTTACTCAAGAATACAGTATGTGGTTTGAACTACTTTTGGTGGGAATTATGCAAATAAAAACTCCTATTCCACTAGGAGGAACTTCAAATCACTTCAAAATAGATTTTTTAAGGGAAGTAGGTGCATGGGATCCTTTTAATGTAACTGAAGACGCAGATCTTGGTGTTAGGCTTTTTAAGAAAGGTTACAAAACTGCAGTAGTAGATTCACGCACATGGGAGGAAGCAAATTCTCATTTGGGTAATTGGATTAGGCAGAGATCTAGGTGGATAAAGGGTTATATGCAAACATGGCTTGTACATATGAGACATCCAATTCAGTTGTATAAATCTTTGGGGCTTCAGGGATTTATTGGATATCATGCTATGGTACTAGGAACACCTTTATTACCTATTATCAATCCTTTCTTTTGGGCACTGCTTGTATGGTGGTATATTACTAAAGCATTTTGGATAAGAGCTTTATTTCCGGGGGCATTTTATTATTTAGCTGCATTTCAGCTCTTTTTCGGGAATTTTATGTTCACATATATTAATGCAATAGGTATGTACTGGGTAATTAGAGATTGTTCATTACAAGAAAGACAGCCATTTTCATATGGATTAATTAAGTATGCACTATTGACACCTATTTACTGGATTTTGATGAGTGTTGCTTCCTATAAAGCTTTATTCCAATTGGTTAAAAACCCGTTTTATTGGGAAAAAACCAATCATGGTTTAACATCTGTTAAAAATGACACAATTAGAAACAAGAGTATTACTAATAAAATGTAA
- a CDS encoding glycosyltransferase has product MIKEKNFISMVAYMHNEENDIIKFLMTIDGIMKDKFDTYEFVLVNDACKDNTIKKILEIEDKIHGSIEIINMAWKHGMELSMLAGVDLAIGDYIYEFDSLIIDYDVEIVWNMYKKCIEGFDVVSASPKGKSSYSSRLFYKYLNRVSYRKMQLTTETFRLISRRCLNRVLNSKERFRYRKALYNYSGFDTAMIYYRSIDKVTRKNHMNVGERVGFAIDILINFSNIGTRIIGMISLIFFIISLLAGIYTLKSYLTVKSIQPGWTTIMLFLSISFTGMFFILALLSKYMTILLREVKDRPQYVYKSIDKMSKNQ; this is encoded by the coding sequence ATGATTAAAGAAAAAAATTTTATTTCAATGGTTGCCTATATGCATAATGAAGAAAATGACATTATAAAATTTCTTATGACTATTGATGGAATTATGAAAGATAAGTTTGATACTTATGAATTTGTGCTGGTAAATGATGCTTGTAAAGATAATACCATAAAAAAAATATTAGAAATTGAAGACAAGATACATGGTAGTATTGAAATAATTAACATGGCATGGAAGCATGGAATGGAGTTGTCAATGCTGGCAGGTGTAGATTTGGCTATTGGTGATTATATATATGAATTTGATTCTTTAATTATAGATTATGATGTTGAAATTGTATGGAATATGTATAAAAAATGTATTGAAGGTTTTGATGTGGTATCAGCTTCACCAAAAGGTAAGAGCAGTTACAGTTCCAGACTATTTTATAAATATTTAAATAGAGTATCATATAGAAAAATGCAATTGACTACTGAAACTTTTAGATTGATATCAAGAAGATGCTTAAATAGAGTTCTTAACAGCAAAGAGAGATTTAGATATCGAAAAGCTTTATATAACTATTCAGGATTTGATACTGCAATGATATATTATAGGAGCATTGATAAGGTTACTCGAAAGAACCATATGAATGTAGGAGAGAGAGTTGGCTTTGCTATTGACATTTTAATAAATTTTTCAAATATAGGTACGAGAATAATTGGAATGATTTCTCTTATATTTTTTATTATTTCGCTGCTGGCAGGAATATATACTTTAAAAAGTTATCTTACTGTAAAGTCTATACAACCTGGATGGACAACAATAATGCTTTTCTTGTCAATAAGTTTTACAGGCATGTTTTTTATACTTGCATTGTTGTCAAAATATATGACCATATTGCTGCGAGAAGTAAAGGACAGACCTCAATATGTGTATAAGTCTATTGATAAAATGTCAAAAAATCAATAA
- a CDS encoding aldo/keto reductase, with translation MKILKYYRIGKSGLKTTALTYGTALTIGTEHNDIEYAQMMIDKAWDIGIRSFDTSNNYGNGNAEILLGKALKKYPRHLYIVSTKGSWPMGNSPYERGLSRKHVMEAFDSSMKRLNLGYIDVYYAHRYDEEVPMEEVVRTFNDLIRSGRIRYWATSEWPKEALEKCVNVCKELFLEAPIVEQPIYSFAIRKIEYNGVKEFCNKNGIGIMCFSPLAQGLLTGKYRYGKVPKDSRVAKSSLIKYNKTLNIYNQNKNRIDSFIDIANKYEVDPALLALRWVIDRGVLPVIGASKPEQLEWNARSLDIEISENLLKELNAIE, from the coding sequence GTGAAAATCTTGAAATATTATAGAATAGGTAAGTCTGGATTAAAAACTACAGCATTGACTTATGGTACTGCACTTACAATTGGTACTGAGCATAATGATATTGAATATGCTCAAATGATGATAGACAAAGCATGGGATATTGGAATCAGATCTTTTGATACTTCTAACAATTATGGAAATGGTAATGCGGAAATTCTTCTTGGAAAAGCTCTGAAGAAATATCCACGACATTTGTATATAGTATCGACAAAAGGAAGCTGGCCTATGGGGAATTCGCCTTATGAAAGAGGACTTTCAAGAAAACATGTTATGGAAGCATTTGATTCATCCATGAAGAGGTTAAATCTAGGTTATATAGATGTTTACTATGCACATAGATATGATGAGGAAGTTCCCATGGAAGAAGTAGTGAGAACTTTTAATGACTTGATTCGAAGCGGAAGAATTCGATATTGGGCAACTTCAGAGTGGCCTAAAGAAGCACTTGAAAAATGTGTGAACGTATGCAAGGAGTTATTTCTTGAAGCACCTATTGTAGAACAACCTATTTATTCTTTTGCTATAAGGAAAATTGAATATAATGGTGTTAAGGAATTTTGTAATAAAAATGGCATTGGAATAATGTGCTTTTCCCCATTAGCCCAGGGGCTTCTTACAGGTAAGTATAGATATGGAAAAGTTCCCAAAGACTCTAGGGTTGCAAAGTCATCACTGATTAAATATAATAAGACATTAAATATATACAATCAGAATAAGAATAGAATAGATTCGTTTATTGATATAGCTAATAAATATGAAGTTGATCCGGCATTACTTGCTTTAAGATGGGTAATTGATAGAGGAGTGTTGCCCGTTATTGGCGCATCAAAACCAGAACAGTTAGAATGGAATGCAAGATCACTTGACATAGAAATAAGTGAGAATTTACTGAAGGAACTAAATGCTATTGAATAG
- a CDS encoding ammonium transporter produces MYGVNGADTVFVLISAALVMIMTPALALFYAGMVRGKNTLNSTLHSFSALAVISIQWILIGYTLCFGTDIGGIIGGFNFAGLKGVGFAPNADYAATIPQQVFMLFQLMFAIITPALISGSIAERMKFMPWVAFVLLWTTLVYDPIAHWVWGTGGWLKNLGALDFAGGNVVHISSGISGLVAALMLGKRKNVGKPSNLPMTCLGAAILWFGWYGFNAGSALAINDVAVNAFITTNTSAAASAISWSVCELLYRKKVTSLGVASGIVAGLVAITPAAGFVSPLASILIGLIGGAICYTTVTFAKSKFGYDDALDAFGCHGVGGIWGGIATGIFAWKAINSAGASGLIHGNPKLVLIQLTAVLASVVYSAIVTFIIIKVIKAVSGIRVTDKDEQIGLDVAEHGEEAYGGMNI; encoded by the coding sequence ATGTACGGAGTAAATGGAGCAGATACAGTTTTCGTACTTATAAGCGCAGCACTAGTAATGATAATGACTCCAGCACTGGCCTTATTTTATGCAGGAATGGTTAGAGGAAAAAACACTTTAAACAGCACTCTTCATAGTTTTTCAGCTTTAGCAGTTATATCTATTCAATGGATACTTATAGGATACACATTGTGTTTTGGTACAGACATTGGAGGAATCATAGGTGGTTTTAATTTTGCAGGTTTAAAAGGAGTTGGATTTGCGCCAAATGCAGATTATGCAGCTACTATTCCACAGCAAGTATTTATGTTGTTTCAGCTTATGTTTGCAATAATAACTCCAGCACTTATATCAGGATCTATTGCAGAAAGAATGAAATTTATGCCTTGGGTAGCATTTGTTTTGCTTTGGACAACTTTAGTTTATGATCCTATTGCTCATTGGGTATGGGGAACAGGTGGATGGCTTAAAAATCTCGGAGCTTTGGATTTTGCAGGTGGTAATGTAGTTCATATTAGTTCAGGTATTTCCGGACTTGTAGCAGCACTTATGCTTGGTAAAAGGAAAAATGTAGGAAAACCTAGTAACCTTCCGATGACATGTTTAGGAGCTGCCATACTTTGGTTTGGTTGGTATGGATTTAATGCTGGAAGTGCACTTGCTATAAATGATGTAGCAGTAAATGCTTTTATAACTACAAATACTTCCGCAGCAGCTTCGGCAATAAGTTGGAGCGTTTGTGAACTTCTTTACAGAAAGAAAGTTACTTCTCTTGGAGTTGCCAGTGGAATAGTTGCAGGTCTTGTAGCTATAACTCCAGCTGCAGGTTTTGTAAGTCCTTTAGCTTCAATACTTATTGGATTAATAGGAGGAGCTATTTGTTACACTACTGTTACTTTTGCAAAATCTAAGTTTGGATATGATGATGCACTTGATGCTTTTGGATGTCATGGTGTAGGAGGAATCTGGGGAGGAATTGCTACAGGAATATTTGCATGGAAAGCAATAAATTCTGCCGGTGCGAGTGGACTTATACATGGAAATCCTAAGTTGGTTTTAATTCAACTTACAGCTGTTTTGGCAAGTGTTGTATATTCTGCAATAGTTACATTTATAATAATTAAAGTAATTAAAGCTGTAAGTGGTATAAGAGTAACTGATAAAGATGAACAAATTGGACTTGATGTTGCAGAACACGGTGAAGAAGCTTATGGAGGAATGAATATTTAA
- a CDS encoding cellulose biosynthesis cyclic di-GMP-binding regulatory protein BcsB, giving the protein MERKSFFIQKILCVVISSLCIILSFMIFNENVLAESTDNNSYDIQIFNDNQNFNMPKNTASYYIDIPKGTALNDDCYVYIHYAFSNTLISHLSNMALNVNGTYISTQWIYDIQKDSPNWWKVDIPISMLKVGAVNEIRIESNHRSIEGDCADIDNLSNWVTIYNDSKLHLSVNTFDKPLLGDFYSLYFENLQNKQKLAADFVLPKTKNYNLVAALLKISSSIGKMNSDRVVINYNVLNKGEPYKSNQNKILIGPVSEWKAFSNLILPSENLYKNQGFLSIEDQKKDMPYYQTLISGEDDLGVNKSVDFISNNTLLTQIKDKSLVVNSQAADKYNSFTQNKKGIYKFSDWGYSDINLPGAFHQKSSFSFIQPNGIQGGKGSYINLKFAHSKLLLSDRSLLTIYINGKIIDSVKLSNSNADSGNLKVSIPDSALKHTVIKVDVECYNYIGKIDCSKDYYDSAWTLINANSEICLIPSKVGIQPSLDNFPFFDTYSENKQPQVVMGLPENYDNNYLEIAATIATRAGQNSKESFNWSILQGNDNLTEKQKQDDMIFIGSFNNIKLPQKVKKSLPVLPLENNKFKIKKGLQVLPETLKNKILVQVIRSPWNFYKRIYIVSYDTSDNAKMLKAFLNNTNILWQMKNQVSVIDSTKEIHNMSVDDYENDKVPITVGSVLQIIEDRSGLPWWVFLIALIAIIVGVITVVRLRKKENQFQDTANKIRKEQGFGEDETEQKVEEQKISRVGRRKMKKKHRKIFKRRK; this is encoded by the coding sequence ATGGAGAGAAAAAGTTTTTTTATACAAAAAATTTTATGTGTGGTCATTTCAAGTCTATGTATTATATTGTCTTTTATGATTTTTAATGAAAATGTGTTAGCGGAATCAACTGACAATAATTCTTATGATATACAAATATTTAATGATAATCAAAATTTTAATATGCCTAAAAATACAGCATCCTATTATATTGATATCCCAAAGGGAACAGCATTAAATGATGATTGCTATGTATATATTCATTACGCATTTTCAAATACATTAATTAGCCACCTTTCAAATATGGCGTTGAATGTAAATGGTACTTATATTTCTACTCAATGGATATATGATATACAAAAAGATTCACCTAACTGGTGGAAAGTTGATATACCTATAAGTATGTTAAAGGTAGGAGCAGTTAATGAAATTAGAATTGAAAGCAATCATAGATCAATAGAGGGGGATTGTGCGGATATTGATAATCTTAGTAACTGGGTTACTATATATAATGATTCAAAATTACATTTGTCAGTTAATACATTTGATAAGCCTTTGCTTGGAGACTTTTATTCACTATATTTTGAAAATCTTCAAAACAAGCAAAAATTAGCTGCTGATTTTGTACTTCCTAAGACAAAGAATTATAACCTGGTTGCAGCACTTCTAAAAATATCATCTTCTATTGGAAAAATGAATTCGGATAGGGTTGTTATAAACTATAATGTTTTAAATAAGGGTGAACCTTATAAATCCAATCAAAATAAAATATTGATAGGACCTGTTAGTGAATGGAAAGCTTTTAGTAACCTGATTTTACCTTCAGAAAATTTGTATAAAAATCAAGGGTTTTTATCAATTGAGGATCAAAAAAAAGATATGCCATATTATCAAACTCTTATAAGTGGTGAGGATGACCTTGGAGTAAATAAGTCAGTGGATTTTATATCTAATAATACCCTTTTGACTCAAATAAAAGATAAGTCACTAGTTGTAAATTCACAAGCAGCTGATAAATATAATAGCTTTACACAAAATAAAAAGGGAATCTATAAATTTTCTGATTGGGGATATTCTGATATTAATTTACCAGGAGCATTTCATCAGAAAAGTAGTTTCTCTTTTATACAACCAAATGGAATTCAAGGAGGAAAAGGTTCCTACATAAATTTGAAATTTGCTCATTCAAAATTGTTATTATCGGATAGATCTCTTTTGACAATATATATAAATGGCAAGATTATTGACAGTGTGAAATTATCTAATTCTAATGCAGATAGCGGTAATTTAAAAGTAAGCATTCCTGACAGTGCACTAAAACATACGGTTATAAAAGTTGATGTTGAGTGCTATAATTATATAGGCAAAATTGACTGTTCAAAAGATTATTATGATAGTGCATGGACACTCATAAATGCAAACTCTGAAATATGTCTAATTCCTAGTAAGGTAGGAATACAGCCTTCATTGGATAACTTCCCTTTTTTTGATACCTATAGTGAAAATAAACAGCCGCAGGTTGTAATGGGATTGCCTGAAAATTATGATAACAATTATTTGGAAATAGCCGCCACTATTGCTACCCGTGCAGGACAAAATTCTAAAGAATCATTTAACTGGAGTATACTGCAGGGCAATGATAATTTGACAGAAAAACAAAAACAGGATGATATGATTTTTATAGGTTCTTTTAATAATATTAAATTGCCCCAAAAAGTTAAAAAATCTTTACCGGTACTGCCTTTAGAAAATAATAAGTTTAAAATTAAAAAAGGACTTCAAGTACTGCCAGAGACATTAAAAAATAAGATACTGGTACAAGTAATAAGGTCTCCATGGAATTTTTATAAACGCATATATATAGTATCCTATGACACTTCTGACAATGCAAAAATGTTAAAAGCGTTTTTGAATAATACAAACATCTTATGGCAGATGAAAAACCAGGTTTCGGTTATAGACAGTACAAAAGAAATTCATAATATGTCAGTGGATGATTATGAAAATGATAAAGTGCCAATTACAGTTGGAAGTGTACTGCAGATAATTGAAGATAGATCAGGTTTGCCATGGTGGGTATTTTTAATAGCATTAATTGCAATAATAGTAGGTGTTATTACTGTAGTTAGGTTAAGAAAAAAAGAGAATCAATTTCAAGATACGGCTAATAAAATTAGGAAGGAACAGGGATTCGGAGAAGACGAAACTGAACAAAAAGTTGAAGAACAAAAAATATCCAGGGTAGGGCGAAGAAAAATGAAGAAAAAACATAGAAAAATTTTCAAAAGAAGAAAATAA
- a CDS encoding FAD-dependent oxidoreductase has protein sequence MEGKVDKIIIGAGIYGLYAAYFSAKKGQKIIVLEYDNEALSRGSYVNQARVHNGYHYPRSYSTAIKSSKYFNKFNDEFKFAINDKFQKIYGISEKYSWTSARQFQKFCDNTRIKCEEINPYKYFKKGSVSGAFITQEYTFDAKKIRDYYVDKLHEYQKVNIIYNSKIKTIQKQNSNYKITLENGSSFVSNYILNATYASVNQIIKKMELETFKIKYEMCEVIMCKTSDQIRNIGITVMDGPFFSIMPFGFSGLHSLTSVTFTPHRTSYDELPTFECQKNVDCSPDQLENCNKCLYKPPTSWKYMKTLLKKYLKSEIDITYDTSLFAIKPILMASEIDDSRPTVIKWFSKDPIFISVLSGKFNTIYDLDEVL, from the coding sequence ATGGAAGGTAAAGTGGATAAAATTATAATTGGTGCAGGCATATACGGATTATATGCAGCGTATTTCAGTGCTAAAAAAGGACAGAAAATTATTGTTCTTGAATATGATAATGAAGCGTTATCTAGGGGATCATATGTAAATCAAGCAAGAGTTCATAATGGATATCATTATCCCAGAAGTTATTCCACTGCAATAAAATCTTCAAAGTATTTTAATAAGTTTAACGATGAATTTAAATTTGCTATTAATGATAAATTTCAAAAAATTTATGGCATATCTGAAAAGTATTCATGGACATCTGCCCGTCAATTCCAAAAGTTTTGTGATAATACAAGAATAAAGTGTGAAGAAATTAATCCGTATAAATATTTCAAAAAAGGTAGTGTAAGTGGTGCATTTATAACCCAAGAATATACATTTGATGCCAAAAAAATTAGAGATTATTATGTTGATAAATTGCATGAATATCAAAAAGTAAATATTATTTATAACTCAAAGATAAAAACTATTCAAAAACAAAATAGTAATTATAAGATAACACTGGAAAATGGAAGTAGTTTTGTTTCCAATTATATATTGAATGCAACTTATGCCAGCGTTAACCAGATAATAAAAAAGATGGAACTGGAAACTTTTAAGATAAAATATGAAATGTGTGAAGTAATTATGTGCAAAACATCGGATCAAATAAGGAACATTGGTATAACTGTAATGGATGGACCTTTTTTTTCTATAATGCCTTTTGGATTTTCTGGATTACATTCACTAACATCTGTTACCTTTACACCTCATAGAACATCTTATGATGAATTACCTACTTTTGAGTGTCAGAAAAATGTAGATTGTTCCCCTGATCAGTTAGAAAATTGTAATAAATGTCTTTATAAGCCTCCTACATCATGGAAATATATGAAAACTCTTTTAAAAAAATATTTAAAATCTGAAATTGATATTACATATGATACTTCATTATTTGCAATTAAGCCTATATTGATGGCATCCGAAATAGATGATTCCAGGCCAACGGTTATAAAATGGTTTTCTAAAGATCCTATTTTTATATCTGTACTTTCTGGTAAATTTAATACTATATATGATTTGGATGAGGTGTTATAG